A single Actinomycetota bacterium DNA region contains:
- a CDS encoding hydroxymethylglutaryl-CoA lyase: MRLPDRVTIVEVGPRDGLQNEPATVPTAVKVEFIERLARCGLEVIEATSFVHPEWVPQLADAADVMAAIRRLPDVRYPVLVPNERGLDDALGAGADEIAVLTAASDAFCKANLNRTVDGSLKMLAPVIQRASEAGVRARGYLSTVLGCPYQGAVPTADVVRVTVALFELGCAEVSLGDTIGVGTPGEVRRLLDTLRRHVALDRLAVHMHDTFGQGLANTLAAFDAGVTVADTSAGGLGGCPYAPGATGNLATEDLVYSLERSGLDTGVDLDALVDTTAWMASQLRRPPASRAAQAILAQRRLAAAQRP; the protein is encoded by the coding sequence ATGAGGCTGCCGGACCGCGTCACGATCGTGGAGGTGGGGCCGCGCGACGGTCTGCAGAACGAGCCGGCGACGGTCCCCACCGCCGTGAAGGTGGAGTTCATCGAGCGGCTGGCCCGGTGCGGGCTCGAGGTCATCGAGGCGACCTCGTTCGTGCATCCGGAGTGGGTGCCGCAGCTGGCGGACGCAGCCGATGTGATGGCCGCGATCCGACGCCTGCCCGACGTTCGTTACCCGGTGCTGGTCCCCAACGAGCGGGGGCTCGATGACGCGCTGGGCGCCGGGGCGGACGAGATCGCGGTGCTCACGGCCGCCAGCGACGCCTTCTGCAAGGCCAACCTCAACCGGACGGTCGACGGGAGCCTGAAGATGCTCGCCCCGGTCATCCAGCGGGCATCGGAGGCGGGAGTGCGCGCACGCGGCTACCTGTCGACCGTCCTGGGATGCCCCTACCAGGGCGCGGTGCCCACCGCCGACGTGGTCCGCGTCACCGTGGCGCTGTTCGAGCTCGGCTGCGCGGAGGTCAGCCTGGGCGACACGATCGGCGTCGGGACGCCCGGCGAGGTCCGCAGGCTCCTGGACACACTGCGGCGCCACGTGGCGCTCGACCGGCTGGCGGTGCACATGCACGACACGTTCGGGCAGGGTCTGGCCAACACCTTGGCGGCGTTCGATGCCGGCGTCACGGTCGCCGACACGTCAGCCGGTGGGTTGGGCGGATGCCCGTACGCACCGGGCGCCACGGGCAACCTCGCCACCGAGGACCTGGTGTACAGCCTGGAACGCAGCGGGCTCGACACCGGGGTGGATCTCGACGCTCTGGTCGACACCACAGCCTGGATGGCGTCGCAGCTGCGTCGTCCACCCGCGTCACGGGCCGCCCAGGCGATCCTGGCCCAACGCCGTCTGGCCGCAGCGCAGCGCCCGTAG
- the glpK gene encoding glycerol kinase GlpK — protein MGSHILAIDQGTTGTKALVVTPDADVAGQAYSEFRQHYPRPGWVEHDPEEIWEVSRRVAEQAVDAAGLDAADLAAIGITNQRETTVLWDRATGEPVHNAIVWQDRRTAGLCERLKAEGLQDQVRHRTGLVIDAYFSGTKVAWLLDHVDGLRGRAEAGEVCFGTIDSWLVWKLSGGRTHVTDYTNASRTLLYDIYERCWDGELLEHLGIPHAVLPEVVASSGQLAQTADGAFLTDGIPVAGIAGDQQAALFAQACYEEGLAKNTYGTGSFVLMNQGTEVERVTRGPLATIAWGIGDEPVEYALEGAIFVTGSAVQWLRDELRIIDDAADTEELAASVDSNDDVYFVPALTGLGAPHWDPYARGTVVGLTRGTSRAHLVRATLESIAYQTRDVVVSMTEETGIAVDELRVDGGAVANRWLMQFQADILGVPVVIPRITETTALGSAYLAGLATGVWSGKDELADRWTVQTRYEPAMGADQREALHARWQQAVDRARDWARPD, from the coding sequence GTGGGCAGCCACATCCTGGCGATCGACCAGGGCACGACCGGTACCAAGGCCCTGGTGGTCACCCCAGACGCCGATGTGGCCGGCCAGGCGTACTCGGAGTTCCGCCAGCACTACCCGCGGCCGGGCTGGGTCGAGCACGATCCGGAAGAGATCTGGGAAGTCAGCCGCCGGGTCGCCGAGCAGGCTGTCGACGCTGCCGGGCTCGACGCCGCGGACCTCGCCGCCATCGGGATCACCAACCAGCGCGAGACCACCGTGCTGTGGGACCGTGCCACCGGCGAGCCGGTTCACAACGCGATCGTGTGGCAAGACCGCCGCACCGCGGGGCTGTGCGAGCGGTTGAAGGCCGAGGGGCTGCAGGACCAGGTCCGCCACCGCACCGGCCTGGTCATCGACGCGTACTTCTCGGGGACCAAGGTCGCGTGGCTCCTCGACCACGTGGACGGGTTGCGGGGACGCGCGGAGGCCGGTGAGGTCTGCTTCGGCACGATCGATTCGTGGCTGGTGTGGAAGCTCAGCGGCGGCCGCACGCACGTCACCGACTACACCAACGCCTCGCGGACGCTGCTGTACGACATCTACGAGCGGTGCTGGGACGGCGAGCTCCTCGAACACCTCGGGATACCCCACGCGGTCCTGCCGGAGGTCGTGGCCAGTTCGGGGCAGCTGGCCCAGACCGCCGACGGGGCGTTCCTCACCGACGGGATCCCGGTCGCGGGGATCGCCGGGGATCAGCAGGCTGCGCTGTTCGCGCAGGCCTGCTACGAGGAAGGCCTGGCCAAGAACACGTACGGGACCGGTTCGTTCGTGCTGATGAACCAGGGAACGGAAGTGGAACGGGTCACGCGTGGGCCGCTGGCCACGATCGCGTGGGGGATCGGCGACGAGCCGGTCGAGTACGCACTGGAGGGTGCGATCTTCGTCACGGGCTCGGCGGTGCAGTGGCTCCGTGACGAGTTGCGCATCATCGACGACGCCGCTGACACCGAAGAGCTCGCGGCCAGCGTCGACAGCAACGACGACGTGTACTTCGTGCCGGCGCTCACCGGGCTCGGCGCCCCGCACTGGGACCCCTACGCCCGCGGAACGGTGGTGGGCCTGACCCGTGGCACGAGCCGGGCGCACCTGGTCCGCGCCACGCTCGAGAGCATCGCCTACCAGACGCGCGACGTGGTGGTGTCCATGACCGAAGAGACGGGGATCGCGGTGGACGAGCTCCGCGTCGACGGCGGGGCGGTCGCCAACCGGTGGCTGATGCAGTTCCAAGCCGACATCCTCGGTGTCCCGGTGGTGATCCCCCGGATCACGGAGACCACTGCGCTGGGCTCGGCCTACCTCGCCGGGCTGGCGACCGGTGTGTGGTCGGGGAAGGACGAGCTGGCGGACCGTTGGACGGTGCAGACCCGGTACGAGCCGGCCATGGGCGCCGACCAGCGCGAGGCGCTGCACGCCCGCTGGCAGCAGGCCGTCGACCGCGCTCGCGACTGGGCCCGCCCAGACTGA